In Streptomyces camelliae, the sequence GACGGCCAGGATCAGCGCGCTGGTGGTGAGCTGGAGCGGCCAGTAGTGGGAGGCGGGGTGGTAGGTGCTGTAGTAGCCGGTGGCTTTCGCGAGGACCGCGTGGCAGCTCGCGTCGGAGGAGCAGTAGGGGTCCGGCAGATGGGCGCCGGTCCGGGTCACCAGGCCCTGCTCCACGGTGATGCCCGAGCCGGGGTAGCCCTGCTTGAGGGAGGCGGTCGAGGTGACCGTCGGCCACAGGTGCGGCATCAGCTGCTGGGCGAGGCCCCAGACGCCCGAGATGAACACCACGCCCAGGACCAGCGCGGGCAGAGCACGCCGGAACAGCAGGCCCGCCAGCGCACCGGCCGCGAGCCCGGCGAGGGCCAGCGCGGTGGTGGTGGGGCCGTTGGCGTGGAAGGTGAAGACGTCGTACCAGGTCTTGACCGTGTCGATACGGCCCTGGCCCGCGGCCCAGGCGAGGTGGTGCAGCCAGAACAGCGGGCCCGTGCCGGCGGCGACGACGAGCGCCGGGACGGCGAGGCGGACCGCGAGCCAGCGGGCCGGGGAGGTGCTCTGGGTCCAGGCCAGCCGGGCGGTGCCGGTCTCCAGCTCGCGGCCGGTGAGCGCGGCACCGGCCCAGGCGGCCACCAGGAAGGGCAGCACGTCCAGGGCGGTGGTGGCGTAGTTGTACCAGTCCTTGTAGCGCAGGATCGCGTCCTGGTCGTAGTGGCACGGGCCGCGGAAGTCGCAGGCGTCGTACTGCCGCCACCCCTCGGCGGCCGCGTCGGCGAGCGGTCCGGCCAGCGCGATCAGCACGACGGCGAGGACGACGGCCAGGCCCGCCCAGCCGTACA encodes:
- a CDS encoding ABC transporter permease, with the protein product MTATTAPVAQARAAGKPRLIRWVLRLHRPALYGWAGLAVVLAVVLIALAGPLADAAAEGWRQYDACDFRGPCHYDQDAILRYKDWYNYATTALDVLPFLVAAWAGAALTGRELETGTARLAWTQSTSPARWLAVRLAVPALVVAAGTGPLFWLHHLAWAAGQGRIDTVKTWYDVFTFHANGPTTTALALAGLAAGALAGLLFRRALPALVLGVVFISGVWGLAQQLMPHLWPTVTSTASLKQGYPGSGITVEQGLVTRTGAHLPDPYCSSDASCHAVLAKATGYYSTYHPASHYWPLQLTTSALILAVTGLLVLACFLVLRRLTGPVTTAPTGKAAV